In one window of Cynocephalus volans isolate mCynVol1 chromosome 6, mCynVol1.pri, whole genome shotgun sequence DNA:
- the LOC134380145 gene encoding ubiquinol-cytochrome c reductase complex assembly factor 4 has protein sequence MAAGFRFCATEVMRARAPRRGVEEVVMMRVLRERAARVVRALRLAGCASRGLHPPPGGRAQPASQREEDDDPDLPVQFSSSKANPTRWTVGHSVGKECRRPWWKVASLSVSLTALVIWCYLRQGSDADRWLKRVLEEEVTEPDGSQEPETPASYGART, from the exons ATGGCGGCCGGCTTCCGGTTTTGTGCGACGGAAGTGATGCGAGCGCGCGCGCCGCGGCGCGGAGTGGAGGAGGTCGTGATGATGCGAGTCCTGCGGGAGCGGGCGGCCAG GGTCGTCCGCGCGCTGCGGCTCGCGGGCTGCGCCTCCCGAGGCCTTCACCCGCCGCCCGGTGGCCGGGCTCAGCCCGCGTCCCAGAGGGAGGAGGACGACGACCCCGACCTCCCCGTGCAGTTTTCCTCCAGCAAGGCCAATCCGACCCGCTGGACGGTGGGGCATTCCGTGGGAAAGGAGTGCCGGCGGCCCTGGTGGAAAGTGGCGTCTCTCAGCGTCTCCCTCACGGCCCTGGTCATCTGGTGCTACCTGAGGCAGGGGAGCGACGCCGATCGGTGGTTGAAACGCGTGTTGGAAGAGGAGGTGACGGAGCCCGATGGTTCACAGGAGCCCGAAACCCCGGCTTCCTACGGGGCTAGAACTTAA
- the PERCC1 gene encoding protein PERCC1 gives MAAGVIQPLCDLRLSLPSHKPSLPSDPEPPETSEEEAEEEDHNEGLEGKGPVGCSPAPQSSGWAQAAPEAGPQGPSSPEMPLQLLRFSELISSDIQRYFGHKDKELDPGAGNVYADDYPASSSARELHYADLAQLAQGGPPEDDEAAKPRVRSPGGPEGQAHRPGLGGASVQPLGPLAELFDFGLRQYSGSRASASRRLRLERKYGHITPMTQRSLPPSFWKEPVPSPLGLLRPGTPDFSDLLASWSAEAGPELPGGAAQVLEGAQLVEA, from the coding sequence ATGGCTGCGGGTGTGATCCAGCCCCTATGTGACTTGCGGCTGTCCCTGCCGTCCCACAAGCCCTCCCTGCCCTCAGACCCGGAGCCCCCAGAAACTTCCGAGGAAGAGGCGGAGGAGGAGGACCACAACGAGGGGCTGGAGGGTAAGGGGCCAGTGGGCTGCAGCCCAGCCCCCCAGAGCTCAGGCTGGGCTCAGGCCGCCCCAGAAGCAGGCCCTCAGGGTCCCAGCAGCCCTGAGATGCCGCTGCAGCTGCTGCGGTTCTCTGAGCTCATCAGCAGCGACATACAGCGGTATTTTGGCCACAAGGACAAGGAGCTGGACCCAGGTGCGGGCAATGTCTACGCTGACGACTACCCGGCCAGCAGCTCTGCCAGAGAGCTCCACTACGCGGACCTGGCGCAGCTGGCCCAGGGAGGGCCCCCAGAGGATGATGAGGCTGCCAAGCCCAGAGTCCGCTCCCCCGGGGGGCCTGAGGGACAGGCGCACAGACCGGGCCTCGGCGGGGCCAGTGTGCAGCCACTGGGCCCCCTGGCTGAACTCTTTGATTTCGGGCTGCGGCAGTACTCGGGGTCCCGGGCGTCAGCCAGCCGCAGACTGAGGCTAGAGCGCAAATATGGCCACATCACCCCCATGACCCAGCGGAGTCTGCCCCCCTCCTTCTGGAAGGAGCCGGTACCCAGCCCCCTGGGCCTGCTCCGCCCTGGCACGCCAGACTTCAGCGACCTGCTGGCCAGCTGGTCAGCCGAGGCGGGCCCCGAGCTGCCAGGCGGAGCGGCCCAGGTCCTGGAGGGGGCACAGCTGGTAGAGGCCTAG